Proteins encoded together in one Streptomyces sp. TLI_171 window:
- a CDS encoding SIS domain-containing protein codes for MSDPQTVSVPGRIMSAEMAEQPAVLQRILDEGAPAIREIAAQIAARNPRFVLLTARGTSDNAALYAKYLIEVLLGKPAGLTSMSTTTAYGAKPDLTDCLVVTVSQSGGSPDLVASTKAAREAGAITLAVTNNAASPLAEVSEFHIDVLAGPEKALPATKTYTAELLALYLFVEGLRGGDGSAAKVLPELAAGILARQSEVKDLAERYRFAQRLVITSRGYGYPTAREAALKLMETTYIPASPFSGADLLHGPLAMVDNVSPVIAIVPEGKGGEALQPVLDRLRGRGADLVVVGQQDQVDAASAGFALPAGVPEEVQPILEILPLQLLAYEVTIARGQDPDAPRALAKVTETH; via the coding sequence ATGTCCGACCCGCAGACTGTTTCCGTACCCGGCAGGATCATGTCGGCGGAGATGGCCGAGCAGCCGGCCGTCCTGCAGCGCATCCTCGACGAGGGTGCGCCCGCGATCCGTGAGATCGCCGCGCAGATCGCCGCCCGCAACCCGCGCTTCGTGCTGCTGACCGCCCGCGGCACCTCCGACAACGCCGCGCTGTACGCGAAGTACCTGATCGAGGTGCTGCTGGGCAAGCCGGCCGGCCTCACCTCGATGTCCACCACCACCGCGTACGGCGCCAAGCCCGACCTCACCGACTGCCTGGTCGTCACGGTCAGCCAGTCCGGCGGCTCGCCCGACCTGGTGGCCTCCACCAAGGCGGCCCGCGAGGCCGGCGCGATCACCCTGGCGGTCACCAACAACGCGGCCTCGCCGCTGGCCGAGGTCTCCGAGTTCCACATCGACGTGCTGGCCGGCCCGGAGAAGGCGCTGCCCGCCACCAAGACCTACACCGCCGAACTGCTGGCGCTGTACCTGTTCGTCGAGGGCCTGCGCGGGGGCGACGGCTCGGCGGCGAAGGTGCTGCCGGAGCTCGCGGCCGGGATCCTCGCCCGCCAGTCCGAGGTGAAGGACCTGGCCGAGCGGTACCGCTTCGCCCAGCGCCTGGTCATCACCTCGCGCGGCTACGGCTACCCGACCGCCCGCGAGGCGGCCCTGAAGTTGATGGAGACCACCTACATCCCGGCCTCCCCGTTCTCCGGCGCCGACCTGCTGCACGGCCCGCTGGCCATGGTCGACAACGTCTCCCCGGTGATCGCGATCGTGCCCGAGGGCAAGGGCGGCGAGGCCCTGCAGCCGGTGCTGGACCGCCTGCGCGGCCGCGGCGCCGACCTGGTGGTGGTCGGCCAGCAGGACCAGGTCGACGCCGCCAGCGCCGGCTTCGCCCTCCCGGCCGGCGTGCCCGAGGAGGTGCAGCCGATCCTGGAGATCCTGCCGCTCCAGCTGCTCGCCTACGAGGTCACCATCGCCCGCGGCCAGGACCCGGACGCCCCCCGCGCGCTCGCCAAGGTCACCGAGACCCACTGA
- the sodX gene encoding nickel-type superoxide dismutase maturation protease — protein sequence MRYGTPLGLADIAGPSMRRLLSDGDRVLVRYGAPLRPGAIALYRHPLQQDLLVVKRAVERRPGGWWMLSDNPLVRTDSREYGAVPDELVLGRVLLRLAPRPAWLAPGRRLERALRGRPEWLAARLGVSAPFEGGL from the coding sequence GTGCGATATGGGACACCGCTCGGCCTGGCCGACATCGCCGGTCCGTCGATGCGCCGTCTGTTGTCCGACGGCGACCGGGTGTTGGTGCGCTACGGCGCGCCGCTGCGGCCGGGAGCGATCGCGCTGTACCGGCATCCGCTGCAGCAGGACCTGCTGGTGGTGAAACGCGCCGTCGAGCGCCGGCCGGGCGGCTGGTGGATGCTGTCCGACAATCCGCTGGTGCGCACCGACAGCCGCGAATACGGCGCGGTGCCGGACGAGTTGGTGCTCGGCCGGGTGCTGCTGCGGCTCGCCCCCAGGCCGGCCTGGCTGGCCCCCGGGCGACGGCTGGAGCGGGCGCTGCGCGGCCGCCCGGAGTGGTTGGCGGCACGACTGGGCGTCAGCGCGCCGTTCGAGGGCGGTCTGTGA
- a CDS encoding GNAT family N-acetyltransferase translates to MIRTATPADVPFVLDMIRELAEYERALHEARATEEQLRDALFGEHPALFGLIAEDEAGEPVGFALWFRNFSTWRGTHGIYLEDLYVRPEKRGGGHGKALLTELARICVERGYHRLEWSVLDWNEPSIGFYKSLGAVPMDEWTVFRLTDGALAELGSRPRPA, encoded by the coding sequence ATGATCCGCACCGCGACCCCCGCCGACGTCCCCTTCGTCCTCGACATGATCCGCGAACTCGCCGAGTACGAGCGGGCGCTGCACGAGGCGCGCGCCACCGAGGAGCAGCTGCGGGACGCCCTGTTCGGCGAACACCCGGCGCTGTTCGGCCTGATCGCCGAGGACGAGGCCGGCGAGCCGGTCGGCTTCGCGCTCTGGTTCCGGAACTTCTCGACCTGGCGCGGCACCCACGGCATCTACCTCGAAGACCTCTACGTCCGCCCGGAGAAGCGCGGCGGCGGCCACGGCAAGGCGCTGCTGACCGAGCTGGCCCGGATCTGCGTGGAGCGCGGCTACCACCGGCTGGAGTGGTCGGTGCTGGACTGGAACGAGCCGTCGATCGGCTTCTACAAGTCGCTCGGCGCGGTGCCGATGGACGAGTGGACGGTCTTCCGGCTGACCGACGGCGCGCTCGCGGAGCTGGGCTCCCGGCCGCGCCCGGCGTGA
- a CDS encoding WhiB family transcriptional regulator, with translation MDWRHRAVCREEDPELFFPIGNTGPALLQIEEAKAVCRRCPVMEQCLQWALETGQDAGVWGGMSEDERRAMKRRAARNRARTA, from the coding sequence ATGGACTGGCGCCACCGCGCTGTCTGCCGCGAAGAGGACCCGGAGCTGTTCTTCCCGATCGGGAACACCGGTCCTGCTCTGCTGCAGATCGAGGAAGCCAAGGCCGTGTGCCGCCGTTGTCCCGTCATGGAGCAGTGCCTTCAGTGGGCGCTCGAGACCGGCCAGGACGCCGGCGTCTGGGGCGGTATGAGCGAGGACGAGCGTCGTGCGATGAAGCGCCGCGCCGCCCGCAACCGTGCCCGCACCGCCTGA
- a CDS encoding RNA polymerase sigma factor SigF has protein sequence MSQPTDPKPERPETAPAAEPAEDGPAAAAEAVRSTVPAQGHRSGAPDREAARALFVRLSELPEGSAERVEIRNQLVRMHIPLVEHLARRFRNRGEPLDDLTQVATIGLIKSVDRFDHERGVEFSTYATPTIVGEIKRHFRDKGWAVRVPRRLQELRLSLTTATSELSQRHGRSPTVHELAEHLGISEEDVLEGLESANAYSTLSLDVPDSDDESPAVADTLGATDEALEGVEYRESLKPLLAQLPPREQKILVLRFFRNMTQSQIAAEVGISQMHVSRLLARTLAQLREKLLVEE, from the coding sequence ATGAGCCAGCCGACCGACCCGAAGCCCGAGCGGCCCGAGACGGCGCCCGCGGCCGAGCCCGCGGAGGACGGCCCGGCGGCGGCCGCCGAGGCCGTCCGCTCGACCGTCCCGGCGCAGGGGCACCGCAGCGGCGCGCCGGACCGCGAGGCGGCCCGGGCGCTGTTCGTGCGGCTGTCCGAGCTGCCCGAGGGCTCGGCGGAGCGGGTGGAGATCCGCAACCAGCTGGTCCGGATGCACATCCCGCTGGTCGAGCACCTGGCCCGGCGGTTCCGCAACCGCGGCGAGCCGCTGGACGACCTGACCCAGGTCGCCACCATCGGCCTGATCAAGTCGGTGGACCGGTTCGACCACGAGCGCGGCGTCGAGTTCTCCACCTACGCGACGCCCACCATCGTCGGCGAGATCAAGCGGCACTTCCGCGACAAGGGCTGGGCGGTGCGGGTGCCGCGCCGCCTGCAGGAGCTGCGGCTGTCGCTGACCACGGCGACCAGCGAGCTCTCCCAGCGGCACGGCCGCTCCCCCACGGTGCACGAGCTGGCGGAGCACCTGGGCATCTCCGAGGAGGACGTGCTGGAGGGCCTGGAGTCCGCCAACGCGTACTCCACGCTGTCGCTGGACGTCCCGGACAGCGACGACGAGTCGCCGGCCGTGGCGGACACCCTGGGCGCCACCGACGAGGCCCTGGAGGGCGTCGAGTACCGCGAGTCGCTGAAGCCGCTGCTGGCCCAACTCCCGCCCCGGGAGCAGAAGATCCTGGTGCTCCGGTTCTTCCGGAACATGACGCAGTCGCAGATCGCGGCCGAGGTCGGCATCTCCCAGATGCACGTCTCCCGGCTGCTGGCCCGCACCCTCGCGCAGCTGCGCGAGAAGCTGCTGGTCGAGGAGTAG
- a CDS encoding amino acid ABC transporter ATP-binding protein yields MVRAEGVHKSYGQLEVLKGIDLEVKQGEVFCLVGPSGSGKSTFLRCINHLEQITAGRLYVDGELVGYRQKGDRLYELKDREVALKRQDIGMVFQRFNLFPHMTALENVIEAPVQVKREGRAQARERATALLERVGLADKAGNYPSQLSGGQQQRVAIARALAMKPKLMLFDEPTSALDPELVGDVLDVMRGLAEDGMTMIVVTHEMGFAREVGDALVFMDGGVVVESGHPREVLTNPQHERTRAFLSKVL; encoded by the coding sequence ATGGTCAGGGCCGAGGGCGTGCACAAGTCCTACGGCCAGCTGGAGGTGCTCAAGGGCATCGACCTGGAGGTCAAGCAGGGCGAGGTGTTCTGCCTGGTCGGCCCGTCCGGCTCCGGCAAGTCCACCTTCCTGCGCTGCATCAACCACCTGGAGCAGATCACCGCCGGCCGGCTGTACGTCGACGGCGAGCTGGTGGGCTACCGGCAGAAGGGCGACCGGCTCTACGAGCTGAAGGACCGCGAGGTCGCGCTCAAGCGCCAGGACATCGGCATGGTGTTCCAGCGCTTCAACCTGTTCCCGCACATGACCGCGCTGGAGAACGTCATCGAGGCGCCGGTGCAGGTCAAGCGGGAGGGCCGGGCGCAGGCCAGGGAGCGGGCCACCGCCCTGCTGGAGCGGGTCGGGCTGGCCGACAAGGCCGGCAACTACCCGAGCCAGCTCTCCGGCGGCCAGCAGCAGCGGGTGGCGATCGCCCGGGCGCTGGCCATGAAGCCCAAGCTGATGCTGTTCGACGAGCCCACCTCGGCGCTCGACCCGGAGCTGGTCGGCGACGTCCTGGACGTCATGCGCGGCCTCGCCGAGGACGGCATGACGATGATCGTGGTCACCCACGAGATGGGCTTCGCCCGCGAGGTCGGCGACGCGCTGGTCTTCATGGACGGCGGTGTGGTGGTCGAGTCCGGCCACCCGCGCGAGGTGCTCACCAACCCGCAGCACGAGCGGACCCGGGCCTTCCTGTCCAAGGTGCTCTGA
- a CDS encoding extracellular solute-binding protein, translating into MAAIATVLVASACSSSGSSGDSKDTATLSKDGKGKKITVWLMDDAQKGWPGVVDAAKAEFKAQTGADVEIQWQTWTNYTTKLDTALLSGNAPDALELGNTQTAKYIEAGSFRDLTDAKAQFDNSDKWLDSLAASGQSADGTKTYAVPYYAGARVLIYRKDLFDAAGVTTAPTTLDELKAALAKVKAASAGTPNFSALYLPGQNWYSAVSFGAGTFGVKGVIAKKEGDKWTGNLTDPKFLEGVKTWNELQKEYSVGGTTTDEATQDALMAKGNIAAIIGNGWEVGSVADPKVGDPSLKDKLATIALPGAAAGSTTPAFLGGSDLAVPAKSANPGLGATFLQIYTNTKQQTELAKFAIPNAKNLVAAYKAAAPANKATGDAAEGATWFIPNSPAWSGADETALKTAFGAIAAGGDPATELKKVQETVVKDLNG; encoded by the coding sequence GTGGCCGCTATCGCCACCGTGCTCGTCGCCTCGGCTTGCTCCTCGTCCGGCTCCTCGGGCGACTCGAAGGACACCGCCACGCTGAGCAAGGACGGCAAGGGCAAGAAGATCACCGTCTGGCTGATGGACGACGCCCAGAAGGGCTGGCCGGGCGTGGTGGACGCGGCGAAGGCCGAGTTCAAGGCCCAGACCGGTGCCGACGTCGAGATCCAGTGGCAGACCTGGACCAACTACACCACCAAGCTCGACACCGCGCTGCTCTCCGGCAACGCCCCCGACGCGCTCGAGCTCGGCAACACCCAGACCGCCAAGTACATCGAGGCCGGTTCCTTCCGCGACCTGACCGACGCCAAGGCCCAGTTCGACAACTCGGACAAGTGGCTGGACTCGCTGGCCGCCTCCGGCCAGTCGGCCGACGGCACCAAGACCTACGCCGTCCCGTACTACGCCGGCGCCCGCGTCCTGATCTACCGCAAGGACCTGTTCGACGCCGCCGGTGTCACCACCGCCCCGACCACCCTGGACGAGCTGAAGGCCGCTCTGGCCAAGGTGAAGGCCGCCAGCGCCGGCACCCCGAACTTCTCCGCCCTGTACCTGCCGGGCCAGAACTGGTACTCCGCGGTCTCCTTCGGCGCCGGCACCTTCGGTGTCAAGGGCGTCATCGCCAAGAAGGAGGGCGACAAGTGGACCGGCAACCTGACCGACCCGAAGTTCCTCGAGGGCGTCAAGACCTGGAACGAGCTCCAGAAGGAGTACTCGGTCGGTGGCACCACCACTGACGAGGCCACCCAGGACGCGCTGATGGCCAAGGGCAACATCGCCGCCATCATCGGCAACGGCTGGGAGGTCGGCTCGGTCGCGGACCCGAAGGTCGGCGACCCGTCGCTGAAGGACAAGCTCGCCACCATCGCCCTCCCGGGCGCGGCGGCCGGCTCCACCACCCCGGCCTTCCTGGGCGGCTCCGACCTGGCCGTCCCGGCCAAGTCCGCCAACCCGGGCCTGGGCGCGACCTTCCTGCAGATCTACACCAACACCAAGCAGCAGACCGAGCTGGCGAAGTTCGCCATCCCGAACGCCAAGAACCTGGTCGCCGCCTACAAGGCCGCCGCCCCGGCGAACAAGGCGACCGGCGACGCGGCCGAGGGCGCCACCTGGTTCATCCCGAACTCCCCGGCGTGGTCCGGTGCCGACGAGACCGCGCTGAAGACCGCCTTCGGTGCGATCGCGGCCGGCGGCGACCCCGCGACCGAGCTGAAGAAGGTCCAGGAGACCGTCGTCAAGGACCTGAACGGCTGA
- a CDS encoding extracellular solute-binding protein, with protein sequence MKRQVLATLSTAALLATAAGCSSGGSSPSSTSVDTKSMTGTVTVWLMDDAQKSWPELVQQVNDQFAAKYPKVELKLSYHQWPTKIAELDAALAAGQGPDVVELGNTETMKYILNGSLAAVDRSSFDNSDNWIKGLADTCTYQDKLYCVPYYAGARVGVYNSKMFQEATGSADLPQTEDELLTQLDKVQTKNKSTAGFSSLYLPGPYWYAAMSYVTAYGGSIAKFDASGTWHGTLHDSKSQQGLQHFADLVKKYNKSGDLKVNEAKQAGVLGHEKAALIYANGWELGDAIAPITGTPALKDSLKIVTMPGPAGKPLPSFIGGSDLAITKKSQSAAIAADWVRMFTSTKSEQVLADKDTLPNNLTQLAPLKNKPATAAAANAVQDAWFTPLAPGWGAIEKQNVLVNMLNSIFSGKSVEEATKDADAQIDQLINNPS encoded by the coding sequence GTGAAGCGTCAGGTACTGGCCACGCTCAGCACCGCTGCCCTGCTGGCCACCGCCGCAGGTTGCTCGTCCGGCGGCTCGTCGCCCTCCTCGACCAGCGTCGACACGAAGAGCATGACCGGCACGGTCACCGTCTGGCTGATGGACGACGCCCAGAAGAGCTGGCCGGAGCTGGTCCAGCAGGTCAACGACCAGTTCGCCGCGAAGTACCCGAAGGTCGAGCTCAAGCTCAGCTACCACCAGTGGCCGACCAAGATCGCCGAGCTGGACGCCGCGCTCGCCGCCGGCCAGGGCCCGGACGTCGTGGAACTCGGCAACACCGAGACCATGAAGTACATCCTCAACGGCTCGCTGGCCGCCGTGGACCGCAGTTCGTTCGACAACTCGGACAATTGGATCAAGGGCCTCGCGGACACCTGCACCTACCAGGACAAGCTCTACTGCGTGCCGTATTACGCGGGCGCCCGGGTCGGCGTCTACAACTCGAAGATGTTCCAGGAGGCCACCGGTTCCGCGGATCTGCCGCAGACCGAGGACGAACTGTTGACCCAGCTCGACAAGGTGCAGACCAAGAACAAGAGCACGGCCGGATTCTCCTCGCTGTACCTGCCCGGCCCCTACTGGTACGCCGCGATGTCCTACGTCACCGCGTACGGCGGCTCGATCGCCAAGTTCGACGCCAGCGGCACCTGGCACGGCACCCTGCACGACAGCAAGTCCCAGCAGGGCCTCCAGCACTTCGCCGACCTGGTGAAGAAGTACAACAAGAGCGGCGACCTCAAGGTCAACGAGGCCAAGCAGGCCGGCGTGCTCGGCCACGAGAAGGCCGCGCTGATCTACGCGAACGGCTGGGAGCTCGGCGACGCGATCGCCCCGATCACCGGCACCCCGGCGCTCAAGGACTCGCTCAAGATCGTCACGATGCCCGGCCCGGCCGGCAAGCCGCTGCCCTCCTTCATCGGCGGCTCCGACCTCGCGATCACCAAGAAGTCGCAGAGCGCCGCGATCGCCGCCGACTGGGTGCGGATGTTCACCAGCACCAAGTCCGAGCAGGTGCTGGCCGACAAGGACACCCTGCCGAACAACCTGACCCAGCTCGCCCCGCTGAAGAACAAGCCGGCCACCGCCGCGGCCGCCAACGCCGTGCAGGACGCCTGGTTCACCCCGCTCGCCCCCGGCTGGGGCGCGATCGAGAAGCAGAACGTGCTGGTCAACATGTTGAACTCGATCTTCTCCGGCAAGAGCGTCGAAGAGGCCACCAAGGACGCCGACGCCCAGATCGACCAGCTGATCAACAACCCCAGCTGA
- a CDS encoding sensor histidine kinase encodes MPSLNELVRRHTTLTGADVEWLHLLVSEWQLLSDLSFADLVLWIPTWDGIRYVSVAQMRPNTGPTSYQDDMVGHLVPRGRRPLLDAAYDEGRIVREGDPEWREEVPVRVESIPVRRDGKVLGVIARNTNLLTVRTPSRLELTYLQSASDLAQMIAAGTFPIPGAEQADMDAAPRVGDGLIRLDVEGVVTYASPNALSAYHRLGLTTDLVGSHLGETTAELVPPSRSKVHEALVKMASGWAPRQTEVEAQGGVVTLRTIPLKPKGTPTGSLVLCRDVTELRRRDRELMTKDATIREIHHRVKNNLQTVAALLRLQSRRMDSDAGRAALDEAVRRVGSIAIVHETLSQALDEQVTFDEIADRVLAMVMELSQDGRVATRRSGSFGILSAEVATPLAMILTELMQNALEHAFGPSASGNLEVSALRGRAPAGGKGWSDSWNNGVKPEEYLLITVQDDGRGMPEGFDPQQSGNLGLQIVRTLATGELGGSFDMVAAPDGGTKVVLEIPVR; translated from the coding sequence GTGCCCTCGCTGAACGAACTCGTCCGCCGCCACACCACCCTCACCGGTGCCGACGTGGAGTGGCTGCATCTGCTGGTCTCGGAGTGGCAGCTGCTCTCCGACCTGTCCTTCGCCGACCTGGTGCTGTGGATCCCCACCTGGGACGGCATCCGGTACGTCTCGGTGGCCCAGATGCGGCCCAACACCGGCCCCACCTCCTACCAGGACGACATGGTCGGCCACCTGGTCCCCAGGGGCCGCCGGCCGCTGCTGGACGCCGCCTACGACGAGGGACGGATCGTCCGCGAGGGCGACCCGGAGTGGCGGGAGGAGGTGCCGGTGCGGGTGGAGTCCATCCCGGTGCGACGGGACGGCAAGGTGCTCGGCGTGATCGCCCGCAACACCAACCTGCTGACCGTGCGCACCCCGAGCCGGCTGGAGCTCACCTACCTGCAGAGCGCCTCCGACCTGGCCCAGATGATCGCCGCCGGCACCTTCCCCATCCCGGGCGCCGAGCAGGCCGACATGGACGCCGCGCCGCGGGTCGGCGACGGCCTGATCCGGCTGGACGTCGAGGGCGTGGTCACCTACGCCAGCCCGAACGCGCTGTCCGCGTACCACCGGCTCGGCCTGACCACCGACCTGGTGGGCAGTCACCTCGGGGAGACCACCGCCGAGTTGGTGCCGCCCAGCCGCAGCAAGGTGCACGAGGCGCTGGTCAAGATGGCCAGCGGCTGGGCGCCCCGGCAGACCGAGGTGGAGGCGCAGGGCGGCGTGGTGACCCTGCGGACCATCCCGCTGAAGCCCAAGGGCACGCCCACCGGCTCGCTGGTGCTCTGCCGGGACGTCACCGAACTCCGGCGTCGTGACCGTGAGTTGATGACCAAGGACGCGACCATCCGGGAGATCCACCACCGGGTGAAGAACAACCTGCAGACGGTCGCCGCGCTGCTGCGGCTGCAGTCCCGCCGGATGGACTCGGACGCCGGCCGGGCGGCGCTCGACGAAGCCGTGCGCCGGGTCGGCTCGATCGCCATCGTGCACGAGACGCTCTCCCAGGCACTGGACGAGCAGGTCACGTTCGACGAGATCGCCGACCGGGTGCTGGCGATGGTGATGGAGCTCTCCCAGGACGGCCGGGTGGCGACCCGCCGCAGCGGCTCGTTCGGGATCCTGTCGGCCGAGGTGGCCACCCCGCTGGCGATGATCCTCACCGAGCTGATGCAGAACGCCCTGGAGCACGCGTTCGGCCCGAGCGCCTCCGGCAACCTGGAGGTGAGCGCGCTGCGCGGCCGCGCGCCGGCCGGCGGCAAGGGCTGGTCGGACAGCTGGAACAACGGCGTGAAGCCGGAGGAGTACCTGCTGATCACCGTGCAGGACGACGGCCGCGGCATGCCCGAGGGCTTCGACCCGCAGCAGTCCGGCAACCTCGGCCTGCAGATCGTCCGCACCCTGGCCACCGGCGAACTCGGCGGCAGCTTCGACATGGTGGCCGCGCCCGACGGCGGCACCAAGGTGGTGCTGGAGATCCCCGTCCGCTGA
- the sodN gene encoding superoxide dismutase, Ni, translated as MFSRLFAPRVTAHAHCDLPCGVYDPAQARIEAESVKATQEKYQANEDAEFRARAIVIKEERAELVKHHLSVLHTDYFKAPHFEAYPGLHDLFNRAGKAASAAKASTDPATGQALLDLIAEIDAIFWETKKA; from the coding sequence ATGTTCTCTCGTCTGTTTGCTCCGCGAGTCACCGCCCACGCCCACTGCGACCTGCCCTGCGGCGTCTACGACCCCGCCCAGGCCCGCATCGAGGCCGAGTCGGTGAAGGCCACTCAGGAGAAGTACCAGGCCAACGAGGACGCCGAGTTCCGCGCGCGCGCCATCGTCATCAAGGAGGAGCGCGCCGAGCTGGTCAAGCACCACCTCTCGGTGCTGCACACCGACTACTTCAAGGCCCCGCACTTCGAGGCCTACCCGGGCCTGCACGACCTGTTCAACCGCGCGGGCAAGGCCGCCTCGGCCGCCAAGGCGTCCACCGACCCGGCGACCGGCCAGGCCCTGCTGGACCTGATCGCCGAGATCGACGCGATCTTCTGGGAGACCAAGAAGGCCTGA
- a CDS encoding diacylglycerol kinase family protein, giving the protein MRALLVVNPKATTTSGRTRDVLIHALRSDLKLDVAQTQYRGHARDLAQQAAEDGSVDLVVALGGDGTVNEVVNGLLAHGPGERVPRLAVVPGGSTNVFARALGLPNDPVEATGALLDALAHRRERAIGLGKALTDGLPDRWFTFTAGLGFDAGVVGRVERQRRAGRKSTHALYVVEALRHYVTEREHRRSGPISLEINGREPVPGMVMAIVSNTSPWTFLGSRPVLPSPSASFETDLDIFGITRMTAFRTARTVRQILRPLPSTEGGAPPPGPAGKHLVSYHDVRHFTLVSEEPAPFQVDGDHLGDRSRVSFTGVRRALRVIV; this is encoded by the coding sequence ATGCGCGCTCTCCTGGTCGTGAACCCGAAGGCGACCACCACCAGTGGCCGGACCCGGGACGTCCTGATCCATGCCCTGCGGAGCGATCTGAAGCTGGACGTGGCGCAGACCCAGTACCGCGGTCACGCCCGCGACCTGGCCCAGCAGGCGGCCGAGGACGGCTCGGTGGACCTGGTGGTGGCGCTGGGGGGCGACGGCACCGTCAACGAGGTCGTGAACGGCCTGCTGGCCCACGGCCCGGGCGAGCGGGTGCCGCGGCTGGCGGTGGTCCCGGGCGGGTCGACCAACGTGTTCGCCCGCGCGCTGGGTCTGCCGAACGACCCGGTGGAGGCGACCGGCGCACTGCTGGACGCGCTGGCGCACCGGCGGGAGCGCGCGATCGGTCTGGGCAAGGCGCTGACCGACGGCCTGCCGGACCGCTGGTTCACCTTCACCGCGGGCCTGGGCTTCGACGCGGGCGTGGTCGGCCGGGTGGAGCGCCAGCGCAGGGCGGGGCGCAAATCCACCCACGCGCTCTACGTGGTCGAGGCGCTCCGGCACTACGTCACTGAGCGTGAGCATCGCCGCTCGGGGCCGATCTCCCTGGAGATCAACGGCCGGGAGCCGGTCCCCGGCATGGTGATGGCCATAGTGTCCAACACCTCGCCTTGGACCTTCCTGGGTTCCCGCCCGGTCCTCCCGTCGCCGTCCGCGTCCTTCGAAACCGATCTCGACATCTTCGGCATCACTCGAATGACCGCGTTCCGCACCGCCCGAACGGTCCGTCAGATTCTGCGTCCGCTGCCCTCGACGGAGGGGGGCGCACCCCCGCCCGGCCCGGCCGGGAAGCACCTCGTCTCCTATCACGACGTCAGACACTTCACCTTGGTTTCAGAGGAACCGGCCCCGTTTCAGGTCGACGGGGACCACCTTGGAGACAGGAGTCGCGTCAGTTTCACAGGCGTACGCCGGGCACTGCGTGTGATTGTGTGA
- a CDS encoding CGNR zinc finger domain-containing protein produces the protein MELASYADFAVRLVNSEEPDRGADSLTSVDAVRGLFGTPSRAASLADEADLPRLRAVRTRLRGVFEAAAEGEDVRAVDLLNSLMVEYPVSPLVSGHDDLDDTGRPNWHLHLADNAPTAAANYAAVACMGLAIHLTELGADRLGICQAAPCRNAYLDTSTNRSRRYCSDRCATRANVAAYRARKRQEAQRAPAAQA, from the coding sequence GTGGAGCTCGCCTCCTACGCCGACTTCGCCGTCCGGCTGGTCAACAGCGAGGAACCCGACCGCGGCGCCGACAGCCTGACCTCGGTGGACGCCGTCCGCGGCCTGTTCGGCACGCCGTCCCGGGCCGCCTCGCTCGCCGACGAGGCCGACCTGCCCCGGCTGCGCGCCGTCCGCACCCGGCTGCGCGGGGTGTTCGAGGCCGCCGCCGAGGGCGAGGACGTCCGGGCGGTCGACCTGCTCAACAGCCTGATGGTGGAGTACCCCGTCAGCCCGCTGGTCTCCGGCCACGACGACCTGGACGACACCGGCCGCCCCAACTGGCACCTGCACCTGGCCGACAACGCGCCCACCGCGGCCGCCAACTACGCCGCGGTCGCCTGCATGGGCCTGGCCATCCACCTCACCGAGCTCGGCGCCGACCGGCTCGGCATCTGCCAGGCCGCGCCCTGCCGCAACGCGTACCTGGACACCTCCACCAACCGCTCCCGGCGCTACTGCTCCGACCGCTGCGCCACCCGCGCCAACGTCGCCGCCTACCGGGCCCGCAAGCGCCAGGAGGCGCAGCGCGCGCCGGCCGCCCAGGCCTGA
- a CDS encoding anti-sigma regulatory factor: MSQIDGEPGVKDFVEVRLPAAGAYLSVLRTATAGLAARLDFTLDEIEDLRIAVDEACAILLQQAVPGSILSCEFRLVGDALRVTVSAPTTDGRAPERDTFAWTVLSALAGEVDSTVASDNTVSISLHKKRGGSPGQP, encoded by the coding sequence GTGTCCCAGATCGACGGCGAGCCCGGAGTGAAGGACTTCGTTGAGGTCCGGCTGCCCGCGGCGGGCGCCTACCTCTCGGTGCTGCGAACGGCGACGGCCGGCCTCGCGGCGCGGCTGGACTTCACCCTGGACGAGATCGAGGATCTCCGCATCGCGGTGGACGAGGCCTGCGCGATCCTGCTCCAACAGGCGGTTCCCGGCTCGATCCTGAGCTGCGAGTTCCGGCTGGTGGGCGATGCGCTGCGGGTCACCGTGTCCGCACCGACCACCGACGGCCGGGCCCCGGAGCGGGACACCTTCGCCTGGACGGTGCTCTCCGCACTGGCCGGCGAGGTGGACTCCACGGTCGCCTCGGACAACACGGTCTCCATCAGCCTGCACAAGAAGCGCGGCGGGTCGCCGGGCCAGCCGTAG